A genome region from Chengkuizengella sp. SCS-71B includes the following:
- the pth gene encoding aminoacyl-tRNA hydrolase, whose product MKWIVGLGNPGKLYENTKHNLGFMIIDRFAALNDIKISKNKCKSLIGEGNIKGQKVVLIKPMTYMNLSGEAVRAYMDYYQVDIEDMIVVYDDLDTEFGKMRLRYKGSAGGNNGVKSIIEHTGTQSFNRIRVGISRPPKGYSVSDYVLSNFNKNELEILNEMISKSCNALTHALEEPFEKTMAKFN is encoded by the coding sequence GTGAAATGGATCGTAGGATTAGGTAATCCTGGTAAATTATATGAAAACACAAAACACAATCTTGGGTTTATGATCATCGACCGATTTGCTGCATTAAATGATATTAAAATCTCTAAGAATAAATGTAAATCATTAATAGGGGAGGGAAATATAAAAGGTCAAAAAGTAGTGTTAATTAAACCGATGACATATATGAACCTTTCAGGTGAAGCGGTAAGAGCTTACATGGATTATTATCAAGTAGACATAGAAGATATGATTGTTGTATATGATGATTTAGATACAGAATTTGGGAAAATGAGATTGAGATATAAAGGTAGCGCCGGCGGAAATAACGGTGTTAAATCCATAATTGAACATACGGGTACTCAATCTTTTAATCGAATAAGAGTAGGTATCTCACGCCCTCCTAAAGGGTATTCTGTTTCTGACTATGTCCTATCTAACTTTAATAAAAATGAATTGGAGATTTTGAATGAAATGATCTCAAAATCTTGTAATGCATTAACACATGCACTAGAAGAACCATTTGAAAAAACGATGGCAAAGTTTAATTAA
- the glmU gene encoding bifunctional UDP-N-acetylglucosamine diphosphorylase/glucosamine-1-phosphate N-acetyltransferase GlmU: MELLSIVLAAGKGTRMKSKLHKLLHPVCGKPMVGHVIDVLKGIDCKRIVTVIGHEGEAIRSYLGDEVEYVVQEKQLGTGHAVLQAKSLLENEEGVTLIINGDGPLITAESLTKLIEVHKDTNAAATILTAELDNPHGYGRIVRGDNQYVTRIVEQKDCSTEENEIKEINTGTYCVNNKKLFQALNQVTNHNAQEEYYLTDIIGILKQQNEKIEGYVLKDSNESFGINDRVQLAQAEKIMRDRILQQHMRNGVTVIDPVNTYVEAEVTIGMDTTLLPGARITANSHIGSSCIIGPNSEIQNTTVGDYVTIKQSVVVESSIESHTNIGPFAYLRPGSKIGEHVKIGDFVEIKNATIDHHSKISHLSYVGDAKVGKNVNIGCGVVTVNYDGYRKHITEIADEAFIGSNANLIAPIKIGRGSYVVAGSTLTEDVDEDSVAIARVKQTTKKGYANKLKNRIKNKTNN, translated from the coding sequence TTGGAACTTTTATCAATTGTATTGGCAGCTGGCAAAGGCACAAGAATGAAGTCAAAATTACATAAATTATTACATCCTGTTTGTGGGAAACCGATGGTAGGGCACGTGATAGATGTATTGAAGGGAATAGATTGTAAAAGAATTGTTACTGTAATTGGACATGAAGGGGAAGCAATACGATCTTATTTAGGTGATGAAGTTGAATATGTGGTTCAAGAGAAGCAACTAGGCACTGGTCATGCTGTGTTGCAGGCAAAATCTTTATTGGAGAACGAAGAGGGAGTTACGCTCATTATTAATGGAGACGGACCATTAATCACAGCCGAATCACTAACTAAATTAATAGAAGTTCATAAAGATACAAACGCAGCAGCGACTATATTAACTGCAGAATTGGATAACCCTCATGGTTATGGCAGAATTGTAAGAGGGGACAATCAATATGTTACACGTATTGTTGAGCAAAAAGATTGTTCTACAGAGGAAAATGAAATAAAAGAAATAAATACTGGTACGTATTGTGTAAACAATAAGAAACTTTTTCAGGCCTTGAATCAAGTAACAAATCATAATGCCCAAGAGGAGTATTATTTAACAGATATTATTGGCATATTAAAACAACAGAACGAAAAGATTGAAGGTTATGTTTTAAAAGATTCAAATGAATCTTTTGGGATTAATGATCGTGTTCAGTTAGCACAAGCAGAAAAAATTATGAGAGATCGCATTCTTCAACAACATATGAGAAATGGAGTTACCGTTATTGATCCTGTGAATACCTATGTTGAGGCAGAGGTCACGATTGGAATGGATACCACACTATTGCCAGGGGCAAGAATAACAGCAAATAGTCATATTGGTTCCTCCTGTATCATAGGTCCGAACTCTGAAATACAAAACACAACAGTTGGCGATTATGTTACAATAAAACAATCTGTAGTAGTTGAATCTTCAATTGAAAGTCACACTAATATAGGACCATTTGCCTACTTAAGACCAGGCTCTAAGATTGGTGAACATGTAAAAATCGGTGATTTTGTAGAAATAAAAAATGCAACCATTGACCATCATAGTAAGATATCTCATTTAAGTTACGTTGGTGATGCAAAAGTGGGAAAAAATGTGAATATTGGATGCGGTGTAGTGACCGTAAATTATGATGGTTATCGCAAACATATAACAGAAATCGCGGATGAGGCATTTATAGGTAGCAATGCTAACTTAATTGCACCTATTAAAATTGGAAGAGGCAGTTATGTTGTTGCTGGTTCCACATTAACAGAGGATGTGGATGAAGACAGTGTTGCTATTGCGAGAGTAAAGCAAACGACAAAAAAAGGATACGCTAACAAGTTAAAAAATCGTATTAAAAATAAAACTAACAATTAA
- the spoVG gene encoding septation regulator SpoVG: protein MQITDVRLRRVNSEGRMKAIASITIDNEFVVHDIRVIEGNNGMFVAMPSKRTPDGEFRDIAHPISSPTREKIQLAVLEEYDNASSEEDGVIEEGA, encoded by the coding sequence GTGCAAATTACTGATGTAAGACTCCGCCGAGTTAATTCCGAAGGAAGAATGAAGGCGATTGCATCGATCACTATTGATAACGAATTTGTTGTTCATGATATTCGAGTTATCGAGGGGAACAATGGGATGTTTGTAGCGATGCCAAGCAAAAGAACCCCGGATGGAGAGTTTAGAGATATTGCTCATCCAATATCTTCACCGACTCGTGAGAAGATTCAGCTAGCAGTATTAGAAGAATATGACAATGCTTCTTCAGAGGAAGATGGAGTAATTGAAGAGGGAGCATAA
- a CDS encoding RidA family protein, whose protein sequence is MTIQFVHTDSAPKAIGPYSQAVKVERFIYTSGQIPLDVNGNIVEGGIKEQTHQVFKNLEAVLQEAGASFQNVVKATVFLKDMNFFIDVNEIYASYFGDHKPARSAVEVARLPKDVLVEIELVVYV, encoded by the coding sequence ATGACAATACAATTTGTACATACTGATTCTGCACCAAAGGCAATAGGACCTTATTCTCAAGCTGTAAAAGTGGAACGTTTTATTTATACCTCTGGCCAAATCCCTCTTGATGTGAATGGAAACATTGTAGAAGGTGGTATTAAAGAGCAGACTCATCAAGTGTTTAAAAATTTAGAAGCCGTTTTACAGGAAGCAGGGGCATCATTTCAAAACGTTGTAAAAGCGACTGTGTTTTTAAAAGACATGAATTTTTTCATAGATGTGAATGAAATTTATGCATCTTATTTTGGCGATCACAAGCCTGCTCGTTCAGCCGTAGAAGTTGCAAGACTTCCAAAGGATGTATTGGTGGAAATAGAGTTGGTTGTCTATGTATAA
- the purR gene encoding pur operon repressor: MRKLKRSARLVEMTQYLLIHPHLLIPLTTFAERYNAAKSSVSEDLAIIKEVFESEGLGRLHTLAGAAGGVKYIPQIPKDLSLEMIKKICQLLEEPGRILPGGYLYMSDILGQPVYINEIGKMFASIFSNLEIDVIMTVETKGIPLAYAVASYLNIPVVIVRRDNKVTEGSAVSINYVSGSNKKIRMMTLSRRALNEQSKVLIIDDFMKAGGTVQGMKDLLEEFNAKVVGVGVFVESREKGYEENLITDYVSLAKITSVELKSKKISVCPGNYFENNKGDYDIP; the protein is encoded by the coding sequence ATGAGGAAGTTAAAAAGAAGTGCGAGATTGGTTGAAATGACCCAATATTTATTAATCCACCCCCATTTACTCATCCCATTAACCACCTTTGCAGAAAGATATAACGCTGCCAAATCGTCGGTGAGCGAAGATCTTGCAATTATCAAAGAGGTGTTTGAATCAGAAGGTTTGGGTAGACTCCATACTTTAGCTGGGGCTGCAGGAGGAGTGAAATACATCCCCCAAATTCCTAAAGACTTATCTCTTGAAATGATAAAGAAGATTTGTCAACTTCTCGAGGAACCAGGACGAATTTTGCCGGGCGGGTATTTATATATGTCTGATATATTAGGACAACCTGTATACATAAATGAAATTGGAAAGATGTTTGCATCTATATTTTCAAACTTAGAAATTGATGTGATTATGACCGTTGAGACAAAAGGGATTCCCTTAGCTTATGCGGTTGCTTCCTATTTAAACATACCAGTTGTAATTGTAAGAAGAGACAATAAAGTGACGGAAGGTTCTGCTGTAAGTATTAATTATGTTTCTGGATCTAATAAAAAAATAAGAATGATGACTCTTTCCAGAAGAGCTTTGAATGAACAATCAAAAGTATTAATTATTGATGATTTTATGAAAGCGGGCGGAACCGTTCAAGGAATGAAGGATTTATTGGAAGAATTTAATGCCAAAGTTGTTGGTGTAGGTGTTTTTGTTGAATCAAGGGAAAAGGGTTACGAAGAAAATTTAATTACAGATTATGTTTCACTTGCTAAAATAACAAGCGTTGAATTAAAATCCAAAAAAATCTCTGTTTGCCCTGGCAATTATTTTGAAAATAATAAAGGAGATTATGATATACCATGA
- the ispE gene encoding 4-(cytidine 5'-diphospho)-2-C-methyl-D-erythritol kinase — protein MKIYEKAPAKINLSLDVLRKREDGYHEVEMIMTMVDLADRLEMAELSRDTIIITSQAGYIPLDEKNLAFQAARLIKEKYDVKKGVYIHLDKKIPVSAGLAGGSSDAAATLRGLNRLWELNISTNDLKKVAEELGSDVPFCIEGGTAIARGRGEKLEKISSPPQCWVILAKPPINVSTPDVYRRLNVNKINKHPETEVLKKAIENKDFQHICRSLGNVLEEVTIPMYPQISQLKEVMLRLGAEGVLMSGSGPTVFGLVSKQSKVKKIYNGLRGFCNNVYVVRILT, from the coding sequence ATGAAAATATATGAAAAAGCTCCGGCTAAAATTAACTTATCATTAGATGTGCTAAGAAAAAGAGAGGACGGTTACCATGAAGTTGAGATGATTATGACAATGGTAGACCTTGCAGACCGGTTGGAGATGGCTGAATTATCAAGAGATACCATTATCATTACCAGTCAAGCCGGTTATATTCCTCTAGATGAGAAAAATTTAGCATTTCAAGCTGCGCGTTTAATAAAAGAAAAGTACGATGTGAAGAAGGGTGTCTATATTCATTTAGATAAAAAAATACCTGTTTCTGCAGGCTTAGCTGGTGGGAGTAGTGATGCTGCAGCCACGCTCAGAGGGTTAAATAGATTATGGGAGTTAAATATTTCAACAAATGATTTAAAAAAAGTAGCAGAGGAACTAGGTTCAGACGTCCCTTTTTGTATAGAAGGCGGTACGGCAATAGCAAGGGGAAGGGGAGAAAAATTAGAGAAGATATCATCTCCTCCTCAATGTTGGGTTATTCTTGCTAAACCTCCCATTAATGTGTCAACACCTGATGTATATAGAAGATTAAATGTAAATAAAATTAATAAACATCCTGAAACGGAAGTCTTAAAAAAAGCAATTGAGAACAAGGATTTTCAGCACATTTGTCGTTCCCTTGGCAACGTTTTAGAAGAAGTCACCATTCCGATGTATCCTCAAATTAGTCAATTAAAAGAGGTCATGCTTCGTTTGGGTGCTGAAGGAGTTTTAATGTCCGGCAGTGGGCCGACAGTGTTTGGTCTTGTTTCTAAACAATCAAAAGTAAAAAAAATATATAATGGTTTACGTGGCTTTTGCAACAACGTATATGTGGTCAGAATATTAACATAG
- a CDS encoding small, acid-soluble spore protein, alpha/beta type → MGRRRRGNVMSEQFKYELAKDLGFYETVQREGWGGIKTKDAGNMVKRAIQIAEQVSTKQS, encoded by the coding sequence ATGGGTCGAAGACGAAGAGGAAATGTCATGTCAGAACAATTTAAATATGAACTTGCAAAAGATCTTGGTTTTTATGAAACGGTACAACGTGAAGGTTGGGGAGGCATAAAAACAAAAGATGCTGGAAACATGGTAAAAAGAGCCATACAAATAGCTGAGCAGGTTTCTACTAAACAATCATAA
- the veg gene encoding biofilm formation stimulator Veg: protein MSKNSLSEIKRSLETHVGAKIMLKANGGRKKTIERTGVLEETYPSVFIVKLDQEQHAFKRVSYSYADILTESVEVTVCNDEGQVKITYIEH from the coding sequence ATGTCAAAAAATTCATTGTCAGAAATAAAACGCAGCTTGGAGACCCATGTTGGGGCTAAAATAATGTTAAAAGCAAATGGTGGACGAAAGAAAACCATTGAAAGAACAGGTGTGTTAGAAGAAACCTACCCTTCTGTATTTATTGTTAAATTAGATCAGGAACAACATGCCTTTAAAAGAGTGTCTTATTCCTATGCTGACATTTTAACGGAATCTGTAGAAGTTACTGTATGCAATGATGAGGGACAAGTTAAAATTACTTACATTGAACATTAA
- the yabG gene encoding sporulation peptidase YabG, which translates to MNRGDLVTRKSYGEDVVFEIIDINRQNAFLSGVEYRLVADSPIMDLNKVIDYRSTKDYMRSHTKVQQTQRLIERYRRVQQETNLHILGGQDKEEELKSYFEVPGKVLHLDGDSRYLTKSLDLYNKLRVPVEGHYFREKDMPEQLYDLLPTVKPDILVITGHDSMIKNRRNRDDYSLDSYKNSRNFAKAVKIAREYEKNKDTLMIVAGACQSHFEALLQAGANFASSPQRILIHALDPVQIASKISYTSIKDTVNMSDVISYTISGIKGIGGIESRGSYRIGLPNIKNSENNH; encoded by the coding sequence ATGAATCGAGGAGATTTAGTAACTAGAAAGTCTTATGGCGAAGATGTTGTATTTGAAATTATAGATATTAACAGACAAAATGCATTTTTAAGTGGAGTTGAATATCGATTGGTAGCAGACTCTCCTATTATGGATTTAAATAAAGTGATTGATTACCGCTCAACCAAAGATTATATGAGATCACATACTAAAGTGCAGCAAACACAACGATTGATCGAGCGATATAGAAGGGTCCAGCAAGAGACGAATTTGCATATCTTAGGTGGGCAAGATAAGGAAGAGGAATTAAAATCATACTTTGAAGTGCCAGGGAAAGTGCTTCATTTGGACGGTGACTCACGTTACTTAACTAAAAGCCTAGATCTATACAACAAGCTGCGAGTTCCAGTAGAAGGACATTATTTTCGTGAGAAAGATATGCCTGAACAATTGTATGATCTTTTACCTACAGTGAAACCAGATATATTAGTGATAACTGGGCATGATAGTATGATTAAAAATCGCAGAAACAGGGATGATTATAGTTTAGATAGTTACAAAAATTCTCGAAATTTTGCTAAAGCAGTGAAAATAGCTAGAGAATATGAAAAAAATAAAGATACGCTTATGATTGTTGCAGGTGCTTGTCAATCACATTTTGAAGCTCTTTTACAAGCAGGTGCTAACTTTGCCAGTTCTCCACAACGAATATTAATCCACGCCCTAGATCCAGTTCAAATTGCATCTAAAATTTCCTATACCTCTATTAAAGATACTGTGAATATGTCAGATGTAATTAGTTATACGATTAGCGGTATAAAAGGAATAGGTGGTATTGAATCTAGAGGCAGCTATAGAATTGGGCTTCCTAATATTAAAAACAGTGAAAATAATCATTGA
- the rsmA gene encoding 16S rRNA (adenine(1518)-N(6)/adenine(1519)-N(6))-dimethyltransferase RsmA encodes MDNTYFDRISLPKNTKEIIKRYGFSFKKSLGQNFLIDQNILEKIVNVAELDKNKGALEIGPGIGALTQSLALSAGKVTAIELDQRLIPILNDLLQSYDNVEVIHGDVLKIDLNNIFKEHFKDQTEVSVVANLPYYVTTPIIMALLEKQLPIENIVVMIQKEVAERMVALPGGKDYGSLSIAVQYYCEAEMVLTVPHTVFIPQPNVDSAVIRLKRRREPIVQVEDSIFFFKVVQASFGQRRKTIINNLISNLFTKDDKQKLISILQSADIDPSRRGETLSIEEYARLSNVLLKV; translated from the coding sequence ATGGACAACACTTATTTTGATAGAATTTCATTACCTAAAAATACAAAAGAAATAATAAAGAGGTATGGTTTTTCATTTAAAAAGAGTTTAGGTCAAAATTTTTTAATTGATCAAAATATTCTAGAAAAGATAGTAAATGTAGCAGAGTTGGATAAAAATAAAGGTGCTTTGGAAATTGGTCCAGGCATTGGTGCATTAACGCAATCGTTAGCACTCTCAGCAGGAAAAGTCACTGCAATTGAATTAGATCAGCGGTTAATTCCTATATTAAATGATTTACTTCAGTCTTATGATAATGTTGAAGTCATTCATGGTGACGTGCTAAAGATAGACTTGAACAATATTTTTAAAGAACATTTTAAAGATCAAACAGAAGTAAGTGTTGTTGCTAATTTACCTTATTATGTGACTACTCCAATCATAATGGCTTTGTTGGAAAAACAATTGCCTATAGAAAATATTGTAGTTATGATTCAAAAGGAAGTTGCAGAAAGAATGGTTGCTTTACCGGGAGGTAAAGATTACGGCAGTTTAAGTATTGCAGTCCAATATTATTGTGAAGCAGAGATGGTGTTAACTGTTCCACATACGGTTTTTATTCCACAACCGAATGTTGATTCGGCAGTGATTAGATTGAAGAGGCGCAGGGAACCCATTGTACAAGTGGAGGATAGTATATTTTTTTTCAAGGTAGTACAGGCCAGTTTTGGACAAAGAAGAAAAACAATAATTAACAATTTAATCTCTAATCTTTTTACTAAGGATGATAAACAAAAGTTAATCTCCATATTGCAATCTGCTGACATTGATCCCTCTAGACGTGGTGAAACATTAAGCATAGAAGAATATGCAAGGTTGAGCAATGTTCTTTTAAAAGTATAA
- the rnmV gene encoding ribonuclease M5 translates to MIKEMIVVEGKDDTTAIQRAVEADTIETGGSAINKEVIQRIQLAQERRGVIIFTDPDHAGERIRKIISSKVKGCKHAFLTREEASYKDDIGVENASIQAIKSALENAKIEFMDIEEQISWQDLMDAGLIIHPQAAKRRTELGKILGIGYCNGKQFYKRCKMFQITKIEFTNGLQQIKLKD, encoded by the coding sequence ATGATTAAGGAAATGATTGTGGTTGAAGGGAAAGACGATACCACTGCTATTCAGAGAGCGGTTGAAGCTGACACAATTGAAACAGGTGGATCAGCGATTAATAAAGAAGTGATTCAAAGGATACAATTAGCTCAGGAACGAAGAGGTGTGATTATTTTTACTGATCCTGATCATGCAGGTGAACGAATTCGTAAAATCATTTCGTCCAAAGTAAAAGGATGTAAACATGCTTTCCTGACTAGAGAAGAGGCTAGCTATAAAGATGATATTGGGGTTGAGAATGCTTCAATTCAAGCTATAAAATCGGCACTTGAAAATGCAAAAATAGAGTTTATGGATATAGAAGAACAAATATCTTGGCAGGACCTTATGGATGCGGGTCTGATCATCCATCCTCAAGCTGCGAAAAGAAGGACGGAGTTGGGTAAAATATTAGGGATTGGATATTGCAACGGGAAACAATTTTATAAAAGATGCAAAATGTTTCAAATTACAAAAATAGAATTTACGAATGGGTTACAACAAATTAAGTTAAAGGATTGA
- a CDS encoding G5 domain-containing protein yields the protein MRVRNKKTLTSLLASGLITAVIILCWVLYGFNSKEIYLVINDEEKIVQTKEDVLEDLLVEQQIMINAHDEISKRLDAILIDQDKIMINYAVPVLIKADGQSEVVYTTADTVKQVIEEQKIELDPLDEVSTSLDSKVMESLEIKITRIETAVEAVQSPINYDVVTIEDPTLLEGKEVIVQEGSEGVLLTKTEKVMKDGKIISEEVVQEVVQIESKNQILAKGTLKPIAKLTSSSPDVAEITVEGNTFGYKKVLNNVKLTAYDAGFKSTGKSKGHPQYGITYTGTTVKEGHTVAVDPNVIPLGWWIYIEGFGFRRAEDIGGAVKGKKVDIYFDDANYVEAFGTKRGYTVYVIGPEKP from the coding sequence ATGAGAGTCCGTAATAAAAAAACTCTCACATCTTTACTAGCTTCTGGATTAATTACGGCTGTTATTATCTTATGTTGGGTTTTATATGGTTTTAATTCAAAGGAAATTTATTTAGTCATTAACGATGAGGAGAAGATTGTTCAAACAAAAGAGGATGTATTGGAAGATTTATTAGTAGAACAGCAAATCATGATTAATGCACATGATGAAATTTCAAAACGACTAGATGCTATTTTAATAGATCAGGATAAAATTATGATTAATTACGCAGTTCCTGTATTGATAAAAGCAGATGGCCAAAGTGAAGTGGTGTATACGACAGCTGATACTGTAAAACAAGTAATTGAGGAACAAAAGATTGAATTGGATCCTCTAGATGAAGTATCTACTTCTCTAGATAGTAAAGTAATGGAAAGTTTAGAAATAAAAATCACAAGAATTGAAACAGCTGTTGAAGCTGTACAATCACCCATTAATTATGATGTTGTTACGATAGAAGACCCAACATTATTAGAAGGTAAGGAGGTCATTGTACAAGAAGGCAGTGAGGGAGTATTGCTTACAAAAACAGAAAAAGTAATGAAAGATGGTAAGATCATATCAGAGGAAGTTGTTCAGGAAGTTGTTCAAATTGAAAGTAAAAATCAAATTTTAGCAAAGGGTACTTTAAAGCCTATTGCAAAATTAACAAGTTCTTCACCAGATGTTGCTGAAATTACAGTGGAAGGCAACACATTTGGTTATAAAAAAGTACTAAATAATGTAAAATTAACAGCTTATGATGCTGGATTCAAATCTACTGGTAAATCTAAAGGACATCCTCAATATGGTATTACTTATACAGGAACAACCGTGAAGGAAGGTCATACGGTGGCTGTAGATCCAAACGTCATTCCACTAGGATGGTGGATTTATATCGAAGGTTTTGGCTTCAGAAGAGCAGAGGATATAGGTGGTGCGGTAAAAGGTAAAAAGGTAGATATTTATTTTGATGATGCGAATTATGTTGAAGCTTTTGGCACAAAGAGGGGTTATACAGTTTATGTAATTGGTCCTGAAAAACCATAA
- a CDS encoding TatD family hydrolase, producing the protein MLIDTHVHLNAEQFNEDREQVIERARQNGVSIMINVGFNRETIPETIELAEKYEFIYAVVGWHPTDAIHMIPEDLNWIESLCNHKKVVAVGEIGLDYYWDTSPKDIQQKVFRQQIRLARKVNKPIVIHNRDAHQDVVNILAEENAAEVGGVMHCYSGSWEIAKKCLDMNFYISFGGPVTFKNAKQPKEVLKNVPLDRLLVETDCPYLTPHPYRGKRNETSYVKYVAEAAAELKGLSFDEIARITTNNAKKCFQI; encoded by the coding sequence ATGTTAATAGATACGCACGTACATTTAAATGCAGAACAATTTAATGAAGATCGAGAACAAGTAATTGAACGAGCTAGGCAAAACGGAGTTTCAATAATGATCAATGTGGGTTTCAACCGTGAAACGATCCCGGAAACGATAGAGCTTGCAGAAAAATATGAGTTTATATATGCGGTTGTTGGATGGCACCCAACAGATGCAATCCATATGATTCCTGAAGACTTAAATTGGATAGAATCACTATGCAATCACAAAAAGGTAGTAGCTGTAGGTGAAATAGGATTAGATTATTATTGGGATACTTCCCCAAAAGATATCCAACAAAAAGTTTTTAGACAACAAATCAGACTAGCACGTAAAGTGAATAAACCTATCGTGATTCATAATAGAGACGCACATCAAGATGTTGTAAATATTTTAGCCGAAGAAAATGCTGCTGAAGTAGGTGGAGTAATGCATTGTTATTCTGGGAGCTGGGAAATTGCCAAGAAGTGTTTGGATATGAACTTTTACATATCTTTTGGGGGACCAGTTACTTTTAAAAATGCAAAACAGCCAAAAGAAGTGCTAAAAAATGTACCTTTAGACAGGTTATTGGTAGAAACAGACTGTCCTTATTTAACTCCTCATCCTTATCGAGGAAAAAGAAATGAAACTTCATATGTTAAATATGTAGCAGAGGCAGCAGCGGAATTAAAGGGATTATCATTTGATGAAATAGCACGAATCACAACGAATAATGCTAAAAAATGTTTTCAAATATAA
- a CDS encoding AbrB/MazE/SpoVT family DNA-binding domain-containing protein produces the protein MKSTGIVRKVDELGRVVIPIELRRTLGIAEKDALEIYVDGEKVMLKKYEPACIFTGNANDLVYFKGKMISKEIIPELIEIFNSSKKDNSVTKEII, from the coding sequence ATGAAATCCACAGGTATTGTTAGAAAAGTTGATGAATTAGGTCGTGTAGTTATTCCAATTGAACTACGTAGAACTTTAGGCATTGCAGAGAAAGACGCGCTAGAAATATATGTTGATGGGGAAAAGGTCATGTTAAAAAAATATGAACCTGCATGTATTTTTACGGGTAATGCAAATGATTTAGTTTATTTCAAAGGTAAAATGATCAGCAAAGAAATTATTCCTGAACTAATTGAAATTTTTAATTCAAGCAAAAAAGATAATTCAGTGACAAAAGAAATTATTTAG
- the rsmI gene encoding 16S rRNA (cytidine(1402)-2'-O)-methyltransferase, whose translation MNIQKSFLKDETNKGCLYLVGTPIGNLEDISYRALRILKEVNCIACEDTRQTRKLLSHFQISTRSISYHEHNKHASGKEIIRLIEQGKDIALVSDAGLPVISDPGNELVQLAILSNLSVIPIPGANAALSALIISGLDTDQFMFFGFLPRNKKDKKEKIQELLETTGSIIFYESPHRLLNTLHLMLEVWGNRRISIAREITKKYEEIIRGTLEECISYMDDMKVQGEYCIVVEGNIKKVEGKDELWWSLLSIQEHLEYYINQDFDKKEAMKKVAVDRKVSKRDIYNHLL comes from the coding sequence ATGAATATACAAAAAAGCTTTTTAAAAGATGAAACAAATAAAGGATGCCTATACTTAGTAGGTACTCCCATTGGGAATTTAGAGGATATTTCTTATAGAGCTCTTAGAATATTAAAAGAAGTGAATTGTATTGCTTGTGAAGATACAAGACAAACGAGGAAACTTCTTTCTCATTTTCAGATTTCAACACGTAGTATTAGTTACCATGAGCATAATAAACATGCAAGCGGTAAAGAAATTATACGTCTTATTGAGCAGGGCAAAGACATTGCATTGGTCAGTGATGCTGGTTTACCTGTTATCTCTGATCCTGGAAATGAGCTAGTACAATTAGCCATACTATCCAATCTTTCAGTGATTCCTATTCCTGGTGCAAATGCTGCGTTATCCGCTCTAATCATCTCAGGATTAGATACAGATCAATTTATGTTTTTTGGATTTTTACCTCGTAATAAAAAAGATAAAAAAGAAAAAATTCAAGAATTGTTAGAAACTACAGGATCTATTATTTTTTATGAGTCTCCGCATCGATTATTAAATACACTTCATTTAATGTTAGAAGTGTGGGGAAATCGTCGTATCTCTATTGCAAGAGAAATAACTAAAAAATATGAAGAAATCATCAGAGGAACATTAGAAGAATGTATCAGTTATATGGATGATATGAAAGTTCAAGGAGAATATTGCATCGTTGTAGAAGGGAATATTAAAAAAGTAGAAGGAAAAGATGAGTTATGGTGGAGTTTATTATCCATTCAAGAACATCTGGAATATTACATCAATCAGGATTTTGATAAGAAGGAAGCAATGAAAAAAGTCGCGGTAGATCGCAAGGTATCTAAGAGGGATATATATAATCATCTCCTTTAA